The Paenibacillus sp. JQZ6Y-1 DNA window TTTTCGTTATGTTGATACCATACACATCTCTAGTCGTCCGCAAGGTAAATAAGTATACTTACTTCCGCGTCACCGATGCCGACGACTGAATACGATTCATCTGATCAATAAACCGCTCCGTGATCTGCTGCGGACGCGTAATCGCTCCACCGACTACTACCGTATACACACCCAGTTCCAAACAGCGCGCCGCCATCTCCGGTGTTAGAATATTCCCCTCCGCCACAAACGGCGTTTTGATCTGCCGCAGCATCTCTTTTAAAATGGCAAAATCGTTCTCGTACACCTTCTGTCCCTGCGTATGCTCGGTATACCCAACCAGCGTCGCCGAGATCAGATCAAAGCCTAGCTGCTCTGCCGCTAATCCTTCCTCCACCGTCGATACATCCGCCATCAGCATCAACTGAGGATATTGAAGCCGAATCTGGCGCACCAGTTCGTCTAGCTTCATACCATCTGGTCGCGGGCGCTGCGTCGCGTCCAAAGCAACGATCTCACAGCCCGTCGCTGCCAATTCGTCAATCTCCTTCAGCGTCGGCGTAATAAACACCGGATTGTCGCCATAATTGCGTTTTACAATGCCAATCACTGGCAGATCAACC harbors:
- a CDS encoding N-acetylmannosamine-6-phosphate 2-epimerase, encoding MELDSLGLQHRLIVSCQALPDEPLHSSFIMGRMALAAKQGGAAGIRANSAEDIIEIRQQVDLPVIGIVKRNYGDNPVFITPTLKEIDELAATGCEIVALDATQRPRPDGMKLDELVRQIRLQYPQLMLMADVSTVEEGLAAEQLGFDLISATLVGYTEHTQGQKVYENDFAILKEMLRQIKTPFVAEGNILTPEMAARCLELGVYTVVVGGAITRPQQITERFIDQMNRIQSSASVTRK